The genomic segment TCGAGAAATAACCACCCGAGTCAGAATGAAATAACAGAAATCGCTAATAGTGTGAACTAGTTATAAAATTAATCTCAGTTTTTACGTTAAGCTGACGCTTTCTTTATCATTGTGATAGGTGACTAATTATGATTAAAACAATTACCCAGCAAGAAGTTCAGGTAAGCGATAGCTGTAATGATTGTGGATCATTTGTCGATATTGGCACTGTAATTGACGAGCAGGATACACGCCTTATTTTGAAAATTACTGGTGATGCAGTTGCCGAAGAAGCAGAAGATATCATTACTAAAGCAAAAATTCGTTTTGACTCAGTTAAGGTTAATAGCGAGCAAACGGAAGCAGATATTACAGTCATTATAGATTTTGAATTCACTGCTGAAAAAATGATCTTTCAATTAGAGAATGGCTTGTAAATAGCTAAAATATATCAAATATATAATGATTTATGCGGTAACAACTTGCAATTTAATTCAGTGAGTGTAACCATCGTTACATTACTACTTTATGCTTAGACATATGTCATAAGCGCCAAGGCCATTTTACATTTGCTTTGGTACATGAGGGATGTTGATTTTTATCAAGTCATCCCTTATTTTAGCTGGAAAAAGCCTCCAAAGAATGAGGTGACCCGACTGTTATGCTGTCTTTTTGGGAACAATAATGAAGCAAAATGAGCAACAACATTTATTAGAGTTAATTGTTAACTCAAAAGCAAAAGAAAAGGGCGACTTTACTGCGACCTCTGAACTTGCCTGTAAATTGTTATTGAAATACTTTAATGCGACTTGTGTATCAGTTATTTCGCTACGAAATAAAGCACTTGAGCAAAAAGTCGTTGCTTGCGCCTCACCCAACACAGCTATGGTTGAAGTCACCAAGAAATTCCGTCATAAGCACTTTGCATCAGAGCTGTATTTTGATGAAATCCGACGTTATCGACACATTGTCAGTAATATTTCTCCTACAGATAAACGCCTTACTTGCTTTTCTGAGTATTATCTCCAGTCTGGAATCCAATCAAATTTAGATGTCGCAATTCGAATCAATGGTCATATTGAAGGACTACTGTGCATTGAATTTGATCACCAAATTGAACTGCCAAAACAGTCGATTGAATTTGCTTGTCAATTTGCAGACCAATTAGCACTGACACTTGCCACCCGTTACGCTTATGACAAAGACGAACGTTTAACCTTGTTCCATAGTGCAACAGAGCAAGCTAAACATGTGTTGATGTTGGTTAACTTAAAAAATCAAATTATTGAGTATATCAATCCTGCACATGAAAAAATGACAGGGCTGTCTCGTGACGTTGTGCAAAACAATGAACTCATTACCTTGGACTTCTTTAGAGGTAAGCGTGAGCTTGCTAATGAATTAACACAAGAATTGATAGCGGGTAAAACCGTTCAAGGCGAAACCGAACTACAACGAATCGACGGCACAAATTATTGGGTACAATATCAAGCAAGTCGTTTCGTTACCGAGCAAGGCAACTATTACGCATTGGTGTCGTGTTTAGATGTTTCAGAACAGCGACGTCATAAAGATGAACTTGAAAAGCTCGCATGGAACTGCACGTTAACGGGTTTACACAATCGACTACATTTTACTCAACAGCTCGACGTCACGTCTGAAGGTGTTCTGATACTAATCGATTTAATGGGCTTTAAGCGTTTCAATGACACAAGTGGTCATGAGCAAGGGGATTCGTTGCTCACTGAAGTGGCAAGAAGACTCAAGCATTTTGCTGAAAGTAACGGTGCAATTGATGTTGCCCGAGTAGGCAGCGATGAGTTTGCGTTGATTTTACCAGCGATACATTCAAGTGACATTTTAGAAGAAACGATTGTTAAGCTATATCAAAAGCTTAGTGTTCCATCTGTGATCGGAAGAGAAAAAGTTGACCCGAAAGCCGCTATTGCTGTGGTTGATATTGCGCCTGTTGTTGGAGAGTTTTCACCGCTTTCTTGCGCTGATATTGCGCTTCAATATGCGAAAAAGAAAGCTATGATGAATTATCAAATTTTTAATGATGATTTATTAGCGACCTTTAAAAATAATGCAGAAATTGAACGTGACTTACAAACAGCAATACGTGGACGTCAGTTCGAGCTTTATTACCAACCTTTAATGGATTTAAAGAACCATAAGTTCATTGGCGCAGAAGCCTTAATACGTTGGCATCACCCTAAGAAAGGAGTGCTCTACCCAGGCGCATTCATTGATATTGCCGAACAAACGGGCATGATCAATGCCATCGGAGATTGGGTATTAGAAGCTGCTTGTAAACAACTTAACTTATGGCAGCGTAAAAATGTCGATATTGTTATGCATGTTAACGTAGCGGCAAGACAATTCTTTAGCGGGAATTTATTTGAGCAAGTTTGGAATTTAGTGACTCGCTACCGTTTAAAGCCACAAAGCTTGATATTAGAAATTACCGAAACTGAATTAATGGGTGATGTGCGCCATGCGACTTGTTTGTGTCAAGAGTTGGCTGATTTAGGGGTAGGCTTGGCCATTGATGATTTTGGTACGGGTTACAGTTCAATGCGTTATTTAAAACAGTTCCCAATCACCAAATTAAAAATCGACCGTTCTTTTATTTCAGATTTAACGACCAGTCATCAAAGCAGAGAAATTGTAAGTGCGATTATCGCAATGGCGAAAGCATTAAATATTTCACTGACGGCTGAAGGGGTAGAGACAAAAGAACAAGAGTTGTTTTTAGAAGATAGTCTTTGTAATCACGCTCAAGGCTATTTATACAGTCCCGCTATAAGAGAAAATGAGTTCTCTCGGTTCATTTCTGAGCAAAATGAAACGGTACATTAACTTCGAAACTCTCTACTCATAACTGCATATTCATAACTGCACATCCATAACAGCCAGCAAACCAAATTCTTTTTGCTAAACCAAATTAGTTAAGTCTGATTATTTTGACCTAACTGGTTAAGTAAGTTAAATCAGTTAAATCAAACCTCTTAAATTAAATCTTTATAATCACAGTGCTTTTATGAAGCGATATTTATAAAGCGAAAATGCTTACGGTGACGATGCATATCTAAGTGTGGAAATAGGTTAATGTTTGAAACGACAACCTAGGTGTTATCTGACTCATTCACTTTTCAACTAATTTATTCAGATTGTAAATTAACTTATTTTCTTTAAACAACAGGTTTTAAACTTTTTGCCGCTGTGGCAGATACACGTTTCATTACGTTTTGGTAATTTAGCTTGTTTTTGCTCGCCAGTAGTATAGAACCATTGTCCACCTACACGCTCAAATTGTGATGTTTCAAAAATGGCATCAATAATACCATCATGTAAGAACCATGCTTTAAAGGTGACAGTACCATGGTTAGCGGTTTGATTGGCCTCATCGACAGTTAATCCCAGCCAAGTTGTTGATGACGCATTTTCAGCGAGTAAGGCAATGGTAAGTCCGTTCAGAAAATCAGGGTGATGGGTATCGAGTAAATATTGAAATTCTTGAAATACAAAAGCGCAGTAACGAGAGCGCATTAATGTCTCTACGTCAGCTGCTGTATTTACGTTTAAGTGATAAGGCTCACAGCACTCAGAATAGTGTTGATTTTGACCGCAAGGGCACCTTGTATTGGCCATTTGCGTCTTAGCTGTTTGAGTATTGATTAAACGAGTATTCATTACTGGTCGCTTTAATGATTATGGGCATCTGTCGAATCTATAGGCTGCTGCGTATTTTGTTCTGATTCAGTTTCAATGATGATGTCTGGTTTGGGGGCTTGGTTGAATTGTCTGCCGTAATATAAGTTTGAAACAGGCTTGGCGGTAAAATAGTACTTAGGATCTGTTTTAGTGTTTGAATCAACAATAAATTGCCACTGATCTTTCGCTGTCTTTCGTGATACTAAAACAAACTTACCAGAGAAAACACTTGTAGGATCGCCAGTTTCTTTACGAGGATGAAACCTTACTAGGTAGTAACCAACATCTGTGGCACTTGATTCAGTTAATTCACGGTTAATCACTCTAAAATCAACTTCAATATGAGCATCTTTTTTGGCTATTTTCTTGAAAAATACCGTATAGAGATCGAGAATATTTTGTTTACCGATGACGATTTCTTGATCTAACACCTCAGATATATATGTGGCATCATCCGTGTATATTTTATTAATAAAATCCAGATCAAGATTCTCGAAACCTGTGTGGAAGGTTTTATAATTATTATTAATGATGTCGTTGTCTGACAAAGTTGTTTCAGGTGTTTTTCCTGCTAAGGCATTGATGCTGAGAAGCATAAAAGTACAACAAAACAACAATTTGATATAAGTCATCAAGATTTTTTACTCTTTACTCTGGCTAATGAATAATTTCAGGTGCAGATTTTGATAATGCATGACACTATAAATTATTCTATTAATTAGCAACAGTAAGTAATCTTTACAAAGTGTGTAGGAGTTGATTATGAGCGTTGATGATACAGCATTATTTTTAGCTGAAATGGGCGACGTTAAACCATTAACCACTAATGACAAGGTATTTGTCTCATCAAAACAACTTGATACGGATGCACATCGAGCAAGACGTAAAGCTGCAATGCAAAATGAGTATTTGGCGAAATTACCCATTGAACCAAGGTTATTAACTCCAATAGCGCCTGACGAGATAATGAGTTACAAACGAAATGGTGTCCAAGAAGAAGTGTTCCGCCATTTGCGTTTAGGCAAATACAAAAAGCAAACAGTATTAGATTTGCATGCCTATCGATTGAGTCAAGCCAGAGAGTTGCTTGTTGAAACGATTATTCAAGCACAAGAAAGAGGCGAACGAAATTTATTAATCATTCATGGTAAAGGAGTGAATAATAAACCCTATCCAGCGCTTATGAAATCTGCGGTCAACGATTGGTTGATGCAGTTTGAACAAGTACAAGCATTTCACAGTGCGACCCGTGAACAAGGCGGAACTGGTGCATTGTTTGTGATGTTAGTTAAGTCTGATGAGCAACGCATTGTATCAGGAGAAACGAATAGAAAAGGCAGTGGCTTTCGGTAACGCTTGTATATGTTGGTCTATGACATATTCACAAGGGCTTTTAATAAAGCCCTTATCAAACACCGTTATAAAACAATTCTTAAAAAGATGCTTGCAAGTTAAACGAGTAAGAAAGCTAGGATGGCAAGGAGTACAATAACAGCCACTATCATTTTAGGATTCGTTTCTCTTGGCGTCTCTTCATTATTTAATCGTTTTGAACGTTCATTTCTTAATTTTTGGTAATGACTTTTTTTCATGCTACACCTAGGCTAACAAACAACAACAAGTGTAATTCACACAAGCAGTGACGCTAGACTTTGTCACTTTCAAGGATGCTAATAACCTTGTTTGGGTTAGATTTGTGATCTTTGCAGAAAATGACTGCTTTTCATTCTAGAGATGCTAAAGAACCTAGTTAGAAATGTAAGTGTACTTTAGTGAATTTGTTAATCTCGTTATCATGTTAACGTTATTTTAGTTATCACTAATTCAGCACAAAATATAAAATAGCGATGGTAATAAACAATAAATGAATACTACTCTTATGATTACTATAATTAAGGGTTGAACCTTTACGGATCCGCTTAGCACGGCCATTTCTTAATTTTACGTAGTTTCTTTTTTTCATTAGCAATATCAAACGACAAAACAGAAATGAATCTGTATCGTTATACTCAAAATATAGAAGGTTCTAATACTTGATAAGCGTAGATAAAACGGAAAGCCGTATTGATACTTAATGTGACTTCTGGCTTTTATTACACTTGTCATAATGACGTGTACAAGTAACTCCATTCACTTTGTGTACCGCGTAAAATTATCATAAACGACAGGGTTGAGAATGGGTTTTTATGTGATCTCGATCACGCATTGGTACAAATTGACACGTGTCAGAATATTGTCGTTAAAGCACTTGGTGCTTTGTGTTTTAGGAATGTTTTTGCTCTGTTGGTTTAATGTTGATTCTTGATGGGGTATACATTAACTGAGAATTGCGATGATTGAAGCCAAAATATAAAGCACCCTAAGGTGCTTTATATTTATCTTTATATTGCTATTGATTTTAACGTATTTTGAGTCGATACATTACCAGCCACATTGACGGCTTTTAGATTGGTTTTGTTTGTCGAGCCATACATGTAAAGGCGCAAAATAATCTAAAACTGCGTTTGCATCCATTGCTTTAGTGCCAGTCACTATATTAAGTGCTTCAGGCCAAGGTTGGCTTAATCCAGCTTCTAGCATTTCATTTAACTTATGACCCGCATCTTTATTACCGTAAATACTACAACGGTGAACTGGTCCTTCGTTACCCGCTATTTCACATAATGATTGATGGAATTGGAACTGTAATACGTGAGCTAAAAAATAACGTGTATATGGCACATTACCAGGTACATGATATTTGGCGCCAGGGTCAAAGTCAGCCTCAGTTCGTGCTATTGGTGCTGCTACACCTTGGTACTTTTCACGCAGATCCCACCATGCTTGGTTATATTGCTCTGGTGAAATCTCACCGTTGAACACTTTCCAGCGCCATTGATCAATCATTAAACCAAAAGGCATGAAAGCGATTTTGTCTAATGCTTGTTTGAGTAATAAACCTATATCTTTCGATTCGTCAGGTACTTGTTCTAGTAAGCCAATTTGTTTTAAATAACTGGGTGTAATGGAGAGGGCGATAGTGTCACCAATTGCTTCATGAAAGCCATCATTAGCAGAGCCTTTAAACAAATGTGGTTGGTTTTTGTAGGCACGTTGATAATAGTTATGACCCAGTTCATGGTGAATGACTGTAAAGTCTTCCGCTGTTTTTTGAATACACATTTTAATGCGGATATCATCTTCGTTATCTAAATCCCAAGCAGAAGCGTGGCAAACGACATCACGGTCTTTTGGTTGAACAAACAACGACCGAGTCCAGAAAGTATCAGGCAATGGACTAAAACCTAGTGAAGAAAAGAAGCCTTCAGCTTGTTTGACCATCTTAATTTCATCATATTGATTCTCTTCTAGCAATGCGGTGACATCATAGCCTGGATCTGCATCTTGCGGCGCAACAGAATCATATATTGTGCCCCATTGCTGAGCCCACATATTACCTAATAAATGCGCTGGGATAGGGCCTTGATTTGGTACAATAGTATCGCCATATTGTTCGTTTAACTCACCACGTACATAACAATGTAGTGAATCATAAAGTGGTTTAATATCTCCCCATAACCTATCTAGTTCATTTGAAAAATCATCAGGTTTCATATCATATTGGCTACGCCAAAGCTCTGAGAGGTCTGTAAAGCCGAGATCGCGTGCGCCTTCATTAGCGAGCTCAACCTCGCGTTTGAATAAAGGTCGCATTGGTTTGGCAATTTCACGCCAGCCTTGCCATGCTTCTAATAAAATTGCAGGATCTTTAGAGTCTGCCATCAACGCTGACAGCTCTGGCTGAGTCATGCAACGACCATCAGCGAAACAATATTTACCTTTACCATATAAGCCATTTAATTCTGAACTAATTTGCGCAAGCTCTGCATTTTTAGCAGGATCTAATGGGGCTGGTAGTACTAAGCTACTGCGAAGGATGTGAAGTTTACGCGCATTGATTGGATCAAGTTTTACATCGGCATACTTAGCTGCTTCTGTAGCAAAGTATACTGATCGTGATGTCAGCTTTTCACCAATCGCTGCCGACATCGCTGCAGTATCTTCAGTAATAAAATTACTGTAAACCCATTCGGTTCGAGCACCTTCAACGGATAATTGAGCTAATTCAGCTTCTGCTTCATTTATAAATGCAATAGCAGATTCCGTTGAAATACTTGCTGATTGTTGAGTGACTTTTACGGTTGATGTAATGATTTCTTCTTCAGCTTGCTGGCATGCTGTTAATCCCAATACGACTGAAATGACGATTGCAATTTTAGACGGCTGTTTAAAAGGCTGGTTCATCTTACAGGTTTCCTTATTTTTATTGTCGTCGACAGTTTACATAATTAGGGTAAATATTGCATTTTAGTTAATAAACAGTGCCAGAAGAGTACTAAAGACGGCGTAAGCTTGAACATATAATCTGATTTAACATTGACAAGTGTGCGCTCAGTGTTTAATTTAAACGGGTGTTTTAAATTGAATTGGGTCACGGAATGGCAAGCAGAACTGATACAAAAACAAGAATTCTCGATGCTGCTGAAAAACTTTTTGCAGAAAGAGGTTTTTCTGAAACATCTTTGAGGCTAATTACCAGCAAAGCTGAAGTAAATTTGGCCTCTGTGAACTATCATTTTGGTTCAAAGAAAGAGTTAATTCGCGCTGTTTTAGCACGGTATTTAGATGTGTTTATGCCTAGCGCAGCATCTGAAATTAAAAGACTTTTTAAGAATCCAGAGCTGGCGAATTTGAATGAAATTTTTTCATCACTAATAAAGCCGCTTTTAGAATTAAATCAAGTTAGGCAAGGTGGTACAACCATCTTTCTTCAATTACTGGGTCGTGGATATATAGAAAGCCAAGGCCATTTAAGATGGTTTATCACTACGCATTACGGTGAATACTTACAAGTGTTTGTTAAAGCCGTTTCAGCTAGTGCGCCACATATTCCGCCTGCTGAGATGTTTTGGCGACTACACTTTACCTTAGGCACCATCGTTTTCACTATGGCATCAGCTGATGCATTAAATGAAATCGCAGAGGCTGACTACGGTGAACATAATGATACTGAAGCGATTATTCGTAAGGTTATTCCATATATGGCAGCTGGTGTATCTGTACCGATTTTAGGAAAGGAATAAGGGATTAACATGACTGTCCTCATACTCGTATTAATAGCACTGCTAGTGCTATTTGGTGTTCGAAATTTACGTATGCGTTTTATCACGCGACCTGTATTTAGCTTCTTTAAAAAAGTGTTACCCCCTCTGTCCAGTACAGAGAAAGAAGCCATGGAAGCTGGAGATGTTTGGTGGGAAGGAGAGTTATTCCGCGGTAAACCTGATTGGAATATGCTTCACAATTATGGCAAACCTCAATTAACGGCAGATGAGCAAGACTTTATCGACAATCAAGTCATGACAGCGCTCACCATGATTGATGATCATGACATTGTTAATAACCGTAAAGATTTACCTCCTGAATTATGGGATTACTTTAAGAAAGAAGGCTTCTTTGCACTTATCATTCCTAAAAAGTTTGGTGGTCGAGAGTTTTCTGCATACGCCAATTCGACCATTGTCAGTAAAATTGCCACGCGCAGTATTAGTGCTGCCGTAACCGTTATGGTGCCAAACTCATTAGGCCCAGGTGAATTACTAACGCATTATGGCACTCAAGAGCAAAAAGAACGTTGGTTACCAGCGCTTGCTAAAGGTGAAGAGTTACCTTGTTTTGCATTAACAGGTCCTGAGGCTGGGTCGGATGCTGGTGCTATTCCTGATTCTGGTATTGTTTGTCGCCGTGAGTTTAATGGTGAAGAAACACTCGGGTTAAGCCTAACTTGGAATAAACGATACATCACACTAGCACCTGTAGCGACAGTGCTTGGTTTAGCATTCCAAATGCGCGATCCTGATGGGTTACTTGGTGATACAGTTAACTTAGGTATAACTTGTGCGTTAATTCCGACTGATCACCAAGGTGTAGAAATTGGTCGTCGTCATAACCCGTTAATGATGGCATTTATGAACGGAACGACAAGTGGCGAAGATGTGTTTATTCCGCTTGATTGGATTATTGGTGGGCCACAATTTGCAGGTAAGGGCTGGCGAATGCTTGTTGAGTGTTTATCAGCTGGGCGTGGTATTTCATTGCCTGCGCTGGCGACCGCTTCTGGTCATATGGCCACTAAGACGACTACAGCTTATAGTTTTGTAAGACAACAATTTGGCATGCCAATTGGTAAGTTTGAAGGTGTTCAAGAAGCTTTAGCACGTATTATTGCCAATACATATCAACTGGAAGCTGCACGTTGTTTGACTACGACAGGAATTGATTTAAAAGTTAAACCTTCGGTTGTTACAGCAATTGCTAAATATCATATGACTGAGTTAGGTCGTGATGTAGTTGAAGATGCAATGGACATTCAATCAGGTAAAGGGATCCAGCTGGGTACTAAAAACTATCTTGGTCATGCATATATGGCAAGTCCCATCTCAATTACGGTTGAAGGGGCAAATATTTTAACGCGTTCGTTAATGATATTTGGTCAAGGTGCAACCCGTTGTCATCCATATGTGCTCGCTGAAATGGAAACAGCAGCAATGGAAGATCAAAAAGCGGCTATCAACCGATTTGATGCTTTACTCATGGGACATATGGGCTATGCTGCTCGTAATGGCTTTATGGCGTTTTTTAATGCGCTAACAGCAAGTAAAACGAATTCAGCGCCAGTGAGTGGTACAACACAGCAGTATTACCGTGATATGAGCCGTTTATCTTCTGGTTTAGCTATCATGACTGATTTATCTATGTTGATCATGGGTGGCGATCTGAAACGTAAAGAAATGATTTCTGCACGAATGGGCGATGTATTAAGTCAGTTGTATTTAGCGTCAGCGACGTTAAAGCAATTTGAAGATAATGGTCGTCAACAAGATGATTTGCCGATTGTTCATTATGTGATGACACAGCGCCTCCATTTAGCTGCTGAAGCATTGCAACAAGCTATCCGTAACTTCCCGAGTAAGTTTGTGGGCATTTTATTAAAGCTAGTGATATTCCCATTAGGCAATCATTTTAATGCGCCAACGGATAAGCAAGCGACAGTGTTAGCTGATAACTTCTTACAACCTTCTCCTGCTCGTGATCGAATTACTTTCTTATGTGCAGAATTTGAAGGTGATAAGAGCGGCATAGCAGAAGTCGAACAAGCATTTTTAGCTAAATACGCTTGCAAGCAGTTATTTAAACGATTAAAGAAAGCGCAAAAGGCCGGAGAGTTAACGCCTAAACAGCCTACATTAACGTTATTTGCTCAAGCATTAGAGAAAGGGGTTATCAATGATGAAGAGCATGCTCAACTTGTTGATGCAGATACCAAACGTTTAGCTGCTATCAATGTTGATGACTTTGAAAGTCTATAGCGTGCTAATGAAACTAGCCTGCTAAAAAACGATTTAAGCACAAATAAAAAACCACCTCTTTGAGGTGGTTTTTTTATACTTTTATTTGCTAAGTTAATTTTATAACAGACCAACTTAACTTATATTTGCGATGCCAGAATTATGCAACAACCAGCACTTTACATGTATTGGTGCCACCGACAGTTTCCATCGCATCGCCTTTAGTCATCAATACCATATCACCTGATTTTAAGTAACCCGCTTTAGCGACTGCTTTTAACGCTTCAGATGCTAATGCATCGGCAGGTACAGCTGTTGAATCAAATTTAACTGGCAATACACCACGGAACAAAGCTAATTTAGCTAATGTCTTTTCGTGACGAGACAGAGCAAAGATAGGTAAAGAAGAACTAATGCGCGACATCAACTTAGTTGTCTCACCAGATTCCGTTAAACTAATAATCGCTTTAACACCTTCAAGGTGGTTCGCTGCATACATAGTTGAAAGCGCAATCGTCTCTTCGATAGAATTGAACTTCTGGTCTAGTCTATGCTTAGAAGACATCACTGAAGGGTGTTTTTCTGCACCAGCGCAAACATTACCCATTGCGAGTACAGTTTCTTCTGGGAAATCACCTGCTGCAGTTTCTGCTGATAACATAACTGCATCAGTGCCATCTAAAACTGCATTAGCAACGTCCATGACTTCTGCACGTGTTGGCATTGGACTTGAAATCATAGATTCCATCATTTGAGTTGCAGTAATAACCACTTTGTTCAACTGACGAGAACGTTTAATTAGTTTCTTTTGAACAGCAACAAGGGCAGCATCACCGATTTCAACACCTAAGTCACCGCGTGCAACCATTACAGCATCAGATGCTTTGATAACGTCATCCATTGCTTCGTCAGTGCCTACCGCTTCAGCACGTTCAACTTTTGAAACGATCAATGCAAAACTGCCGGCTTCTTCTGCTAATTTACGAGCATAATCTAAATCAGCACCTGTACGTGGGAAAGATACAGCTAAGTAATCAACTTGAATTTGAGCTGCAGTTAAAATATCAGCTTTATCTTTATCAGTTAGTGCTGGGGCAGTTAAGCCGCCACCTTGTTTGTTGATGCCTTTATTATTTGAAAGGGGACCGGCCACAGTGACAGAGGTAAATACCTTGTTACCTTCAACTGATTCAACTTTGAGTTGAACTCGACCGTCATCCAGCATCAAAATATCACCAATGGTGACATCTTTTGGTAATTCTTTGTAATCAATGCCGACTTGCTTTTCGTCACCTTCGCCTTTTGCTAAATCAGCATCTAAGATAAAGGTATCACCTAAAT from the Shewanella japonica genome contains:
- a CDS encoding DUF406 family protein, whose product is MIKTITQQEVQVSDSCNDCGSFVDIGTVIDEQDTRLILKITGDAVAEEAEDIITKAKIRFDSVKVNSEQTEADITVIIDFEFTAEKMIFQLENGL
- a CDS encoding sensor domain-containing phosphodiesterase, whose product is MKQNEQQHLLELIVNSKAKEKGDFTATSELACKLLLKYFNATCVSVISLRNKALEQKVVACASPNTAMVEVTKKFRHKHFASELYFDEIRRYRHIVSNISPTDKRLTCFSEYYLQSGIQSNLDVAIRINGHIEGLLCIEFDHQIELPKQSIEFACQFADQLALTLATRYAYDKDERLTLFHSATEQAKHVLMLVNLKNQIIEYINPAHEKMTGLSRDVVQNNELITLDFFRGKRELANELTQELIAGKTVQGETELQRIDGTNYWVQYQASRFVTEQGNYYALVSCLDVSEQRRHKDELEKLAWNCTLTGLHNRLHFTQQLDVTSEGVLILIDLMGFKRFNDTSGHEQGDSLLTEVARRLKHFAESNGAIDVARVGSDEFALILPAIHSSDILEETIVKLYQKLSVPSVIGREKVDPKAAIAVVDIAPVVGEFSPLSCADIALQYAKKKAMMNYQIFNDDLLATFKNNAEIERDLQTAIRGRQFELYYQPLMDLKNHKFIGAEALIRWHHPKKGVLYPGAFIDIAEQTGMINAIGDWVLEAACKQLNLWQRKNVDIVMHVNVAARQFFSGNLFEQVWNLVTRYRLKPQSLILEITETELMGDVRHATCLCQELADLGVGLAIDDFGTGYSSMRYLKQFPITKLKIDRSFISDLTTSHQSREIVSAIIAMAKALNISLTAEGVETKEQELFLEDSLCNHAQGYLYSPAIRENEFSRFISEQNETVH
- a CDS encoding YchJ family protein → MNTRLINTQTAKTQMANTRCPCGQNQHYSECCEPYHLNVNTAADVETLMRSRYCAFVFQEFQYLLDTHHPDFLNGLTIALLAENASSTTWLGLTVDEANQTANHGTVTFKAWFLHDGIIDAIFETSQFERVGGQWFYTTGEQKQAKLPKRNETCICHSGKKFKTCCLKKIS
- a CDS encoding YybH family protein, encoding MLLSINALAGKTPETTLSDNDIINNNYKTFHTGFENLDLDFINKIYTDDATYISEVLDQEIVIGKQNILDLYTVFFKKIAKKDAHIEVDFRVINRELTESSATDVGYYLVRFHPRKETGDPTSVFSGKFVLVSRKTAKDQWQFIVDSNTKTDPKYYFTAKPVSNLYYGRQFNQAPKPDIIIETESEQNTQQPIDSTDAHNH
- the smrA gene encoding DNA endonuclease SmrA — translated: MSVDDTALFLAEMGDVKPLTTNDKVFVSSKQLDTDAHRARRKAAMQNEYLAKLPIEPRLLTPIAPDEIMSYKRNGVQEEVFRHLRLGKYKKQTVLDLHAYRLSQARELLVETIIQAQERGERNLLIIHGKGVNNKPYPALMKSAVNDWLMQFEQVQAFHSATREQGGTGALFVMLVKSDEQRIVSGETNRKGSGFR
- a CDS encoding M2 family metallopeptidase, which gives rise to MNQPFKQPSKIAIVISVVLGLTACQQAEEEIITSTVKVTQQSASISTESAIAFINEAEAELAQLSVEGARTEWVYSNFITEDTAAMSAAIGEKLTSRSVYFATEAAKYADVKLDPINARKLHILRSSLVLPAPLDPAKNAELAQISSELNGLYGKGKYCFADGRCMTQPELSALMADSKDPAILLEAWQGWREIAKPMRPLFKREVELANEGARDLGFTDLSELWRSQYDMKPDDFSNELDRLWGDIKPLYDSLHCYVRGELNEQYGDTIVPNQGPIPAHLLGNMWAQQWGTIYDSVAPQDADPGYDVTALLEENQYDEIKMVKQAEGFFSSLGFSPLPDTFWTRSLFVQPKDRDVVCHASAWDLDNEDDIRIKMCIQKTAEDFTVIHHELGHNYYQRAYKNQPHLFKGSANDGFHEAIGDTIALSITPSYLKQIGLLEQVPDESKDIGLLLKQALDKIAFMPFGLMIDQWRWKVFNGEISPEQYNQAWWDLREKYQGVAAPIARTEADFDPGAKYHVPGNVPYTRYFLAHVLQFQFHQSLCEIAGNEGPVHRCSIYGNKDAGHKLNEMLEAGLSQPWPEALNIVTGTKAMDANAVLDYFAPLHVWLDKQNQSKSRQCGW
- a CDS encoding TetR/AcrR family transcriptional regulator; the protein is MASRTDTKTRILDAAEKLFAERGFSETSLRLITSKAEVNLASVNYHFGSKKELIRAVLARYLDVFMPSAASEIKRLFKNPELANLNEIFSSLIKPLLELNQVRQGGTTIFLQLLGRGYIESQGHLRWFITTHYGEYLQVFVKAVSASAPHIPPAEMFWRLHFTLGTIVFTMASADALNEIAEADYGEHNDTEAIIRKVIPYMAAGVSVPILGKE
- a CDS encoding acyl-CoA dehydrogenase; translated protein: MTVLILVLIALLVLFGVRNLRMRFITRPVFSFFKKVLPPLSSTEKEAMEAGDVWWEGELFRGKPDWNMLHNYGKPQLTADEQDFIDNQVMTALTMIDDHDIVNNRKDLPPELWDYFKKEGFFALIIPKKFGGREFSAYANSTIVSKIATRSISAAVTVMVPNSLGPGELLTHYGTQEQKERWLPALAKGEELPCFALTGPEAGSDAGAIPDSGIVCRREFNGEETLGLSLTWNKRYITLAPVATVLGLAFQMRDPDGLLGDTVNLGITCALIPTDHQGVEIGRRHNPLMMAFMNGTTSGEDVFIPLDWIIGGPQFAGKGWRMLVECLSAGRGISLPALATASGHMATKTTTAYSFVRQQFGMPIGKFEGVQEALARIIANTYQLEAARCLTTTGIDLKVKPSVVTAIAKYHMTELGRDVVEDAMDIQSGKGIQLGTKNYLGHAYMASPISITVEGANILTRSLMIFGQGATRCHPYVLAEMETAAMEDQKAAINRFDALLMGHMGYAARNGFMAFFNALTASKTNSAPVSGTTQQYYRDMSRLSSGLAIMTDLSMLIMGGDLKRKEMISARMGDVLSQLYLASATLKQFEDNGRQQDDLPIVHYVMTQRLHLAAEALQQAIRNFPSKFVGILLKLVIFPLGNHFNAPTDKQATVLADNFLQPSPARDRITFLCAEFEGDKSGIAEVEQAFLAKYACKQLFKRLKKAQKAGELTPKQPTLTLFAQALEKGVINDEEHAQLVDADTKRLAAINVDDFESL